From Indicator indicator isolate 239-I01 unplaced genomic scaffold, UM_Iind_1.1 iindUn_scaffold_214, whole genome shotgun sequence:
TCGTCCCAGTACCGTACGTACTGAGCCCCCGTTATatgccccccaccccacccccgtACCCGCGCCCCAACGCCCCCCGTCCCGTTCACCCCGATCGCGTCCCGCCCCCGTACGCCGCCGCCGCGCCGTACCGTTCGCCCGTCGCCGTCGAAGCCTAGCCGTACCACCGCGTTAACCCGTCCCTCACACGTTCTGTCCGTAGACGTCTCCGTTCCCCGTAACAGGCAGTCCAAGTCCGAGCCCACCCCCACCCCGCCCCGCCACCACGTACACCGCCCGCCCGCCGTCGCGCGCCGCCGCACTAAACGTCCCCGTTCAGGCgtagcccccccccccccccgaggcGTACCGTCTCCGTACCCCCCGTCCCGTGTATTCACCCCCGCGACCGCCGTCGCCGTCACCGACGTTCCACGCCCCGTACCGCCGTTAGGCCCCCCGTGTTAAGACCCGGCGCTCCACCCCCCACCGTCGTAGCACCACCGTCCCCCCGGCCTCGTGTCTACCCCCCGTACACGGAGCACACCGGTCCGTTGCAGAACCCCGCTGCGCCCCGTAGGTCCACGCCGCGCCCGATACCCGTCCCGTTCCCCGTCGACGTCAGCCCAGTACGTTTGGACGCCGTCCGCCAGTACGTAGCCCTCCCCGCCCTCCGTCGctcatcccccccccccaacgtCCGTCGCCCGTACCGCCCCGCGCCCGTCCCCCCGTACCGTAGCCCCCACCCCACCCGTTCCCGGTACCGCGTCCGTACCAGTCGTTCGCCCGTCCCACCCCTGCCGTAGCCAGTCACCCCCGTAAGACGCGTCCCCACCTAGCCCCGGTTTCTCGTTCCCCCCCCGTATGCCCTAAGCGTCGCCGTGCGCCGCAGCCCGTTAGCAGACAGCGCGATCTCGTAAAgccgcccccccgccccccgtTGCCACCGTCCCGTCACGCACAGCGCCGCGTCCACGTATTCGCCATCGCGCGTCCGTAGCAGCGTGCTCCCGTCGACagtcccccccgccccccgttACGCCCCCGTAGCAGTATACCGTCGCCCCCCAGCACCAGACGCCGCCGCCGTCCgtcgtcccccccccccctcgcgCCGTGCCCGCCCCCGTACCCCGTCCCGTTCGTAAAGTCCCGTCCCCGTCGTACGTGCTCCCCCGCCCCCACCCTCGTCGTCCACGTAGCCACCTAGCCCGTCCGCCGGTTAACCCAAAAAGGGGGGGCGCCCGCGTCGCCCCGCCAGCCCCCCCCCCCGTACCGTCGTCCACCGGCTCCCCCCTCCCGTTCGAGCCAGCGACCGTACGGTCCGCCCCCCGTCCTCCCCGTCCCCCCCGCCGTCGTAGTCACCGGCGCCAGCTGTCCCTgcgtccccccccccccacgccCCGCCCCCCTCCGCGCCCCCCCCGTCCGTTCCCGTGCGCCCCCTCCAGCCGAGCCCCCGTGTCGCGTAGCAgacccgcccccccccccaccaagaGCCCGCCCCGTACACCCGTTCCCGTCCGCgtccagccccacagccacgCTATCCGTTAGCCGTAGCCCCGTAGCGTaccccccaccccgcccccgCGCCCGCctgacaccaccaccccccGTTGCCCCCCGTACCGGCCCCGCACCGATCGCCGTCCGCCGCGTTCCGAGCGTCCCCCGTCCGACCCGTTCCCGCCCGCCCCTCCACCCCCGTAAGTTCCGCCCCCGCGTACCCCCCCCCTCGTAACGTCCCCCCCCCCAGAAAAGCGTAGGCCCCCCGTCCCCCCCGCCCCACCCGTCGAACAAAGCCGGGCCCCGCCGTCGCGCCGTCCAGCACCGTCGCACTCGTTTTCCCAGTTACCCGTCCGTAGCCGTCCCCGCCCCCCCGGACGGCGTCCGAACCCCCCCCCTCCGGCCCGTTGCCCGTCGCCCGTCCCCGCCCCCGTCCCGTTCGTCCGTACCAGCCGTCCCCCCGCGTTCTGTACCCGTGCCCGCTCCCCCGTCGTACCCCGTCCCAGTTTTTTCCCCCCCCGCCCACGTTCACCACACCCCCCCCGTTAACCCGCCCCGTAGTGCTTGCCCCCGCCCAGGAGCCCCCGTCTCGTGCCCCCCATCGTACCGTCGTCCCGTAAAAATATCCGCCCCCGGCGGTTTTTACCCCGTCCCCCCACGCGCCCCGTCCCGTTCGCCTCCCCCGTACCGCGTACCGTCCCGTCCGCCGTCCCGTTTTTCAGGGTTCGCAAGTCGTCTGGCCCCGTTTACTCGCCCGTCCCGCGTACGTCAGCACGTCGGAGCGCCCCCCAACGCAGCGTGCGTCATCCGCCCGTCCCCCGTCCCGAGCGCCGCCCCCGTTCCCGCCCCCCCGCGCGAGTCCGTTCCCCACCCGTACCCCGGCGTCCCCCACGTGGTACTCCCGCCGCCACAGCCCGTACCGTACCGTAGCCGGAGCCGCGTCGCCCCCCCACGTCCGCCCGCGTCCCCCCCCCGTCCCCCCGTCCGTCGCCCCGCGTCCGCCCCCCCGCGGAGCCGTTCCGCCGCCCGTGCCCGCGTGTCGCCCGTCGTGCGCGCCAGCGCCGTGTTTCGTACCCCGCCGTCAGTATTTACCGCCTCGTACCCGCCGCCCCGTAACCGCCCCGTACGTCCCTCCCCGTTCGTCGTACGTCGCCGTTCCCGTCCGCGTAGCCCCCCCGCGGCCGAGCCGCCCCGTACCCGTCGTCCCGTTGCCGCGCCCCCGTCCCGCCGTCCCACCCCGTCCCCCGTAGAGCCGTCCGTACGGTCCCCGCCGCGTTACCGTTGCGCCCCCCGCACGTCCGGCGTCCGCAGCGTGCCCAGGCCCGTCGCCccccgtccccccccccccttcccgaCACCGCTCCCCTCCCTCCGTAGCCGCATCCCGTCCCGTTCCCCCGTCCGTAGCAGCGCCGGCCCCGTGCCACCGCCCGTCGTAGCCCCCCCGTACCCCCCGTCCGCCCGTCCCCGCACGCCCCGCATGCCGCCCCCGTCCCCAGTACCGCGCCCCCCCCCCCGTACCACCGTCCCACGTCCCGTCCCGCGCCCCGTCCCCGTTCGCGTACGCTCGCCCGCCCCCCGCGTGGCGTCCCCCCCCCGAATGCCGTTCCCCCCGTCCGCCCCGCGTACGAACCGCTAAGCGTCCCCCCCGTCGTGTCGTACGCGTACGCTGGCCCCTTGCTCCCGCCGTACCCCCCGCGTAGCCCCCGCACAGTAGCAGACGTAGCCCGTCGTCACAGCCGTCCCCCCCCTGCACCCGTCCGTCCCGGCGCGCCCCCCGTCGCCCCAGCCCCCCCGTAGTCCCCCAGCAGCCGCCGCCCCCGCACCCCCCCCCCGTACCCCGCCGTCCGTCCCGTCCGACCGCCCGTACCCCCCCCCCGCCCATCCCGGTTCGGGTTCCCTCCGCCCGTCGTAAAGCGTCCCGTcctcgcccccccccccccgttccGTCCGTTCGCCCCGCAGCGTCGTACGTGCAGTAGCGGCCCCCCCGTACGTACCCCCACCCCCGCCCCGCCGTCGCAGCCCCCCCCCCCGTGCCCCCTCCCGCCGTGCTACGTCCCTCCCACAGCGTCCCCCCGCAGTACCCGTCGTAGCCACCCAAGCGACCCGCGCCGTCTCCGTCCCGTCCGTAGCGTCCCCCTCGTCCGCCTCCCGTCGTGCCCCCCCGACCCGTGGCCGTACGTAGCGGCGCCTAGCGGCGCGTGAACCGCCCCGTCGTGCGTCGCGCCGTACGTTGCGTACCAGCGCGTACCGCGTCCCCCCGTACCGCCGCCGTCCACGCCCCCTGCCCCAGGCGTAGCGCGCCGTACCCGTCGTGCCCGCCGTCCCGCCCCCAGTGCGACGTCGTCGTCGAGCGTGCGGAGCCCCTGCGTACCGTGCCCGCACGCCCGACCCCCCCGTCGTCCCCTCCAGCCTCCGTCCCCGCACCCCCGttcgtccccccccccccgtcgTGAGTACCGCAGTAGCACGTCCCGTCGCCCGTTCACCCACCCGTCGTCCCGAGCCCCAGTCGCCCTCGCCCCTCTTCCATCCCAGCGCGTCGCGCCGTCGCCCGTACGCGTCCGTTCGGCGCGCGTTGAGCCTGTTCCGAGAGTTCCCTAGCCCCCGTCCCCACCCATGCCCGCCACCCCCACACACCATCTCCGCAGTAGAACCGCCCGTCAGATTCACTCCAATCCGCCCAGGCCCCCGCGTCCGTTTTACACCCCACGTACCCGTCCCGTTACCTCTTCCCCCGCGTCGGCGCCCCGTGTCGTCCCGTAACGCCCCCCCGACCCCCCCTCGCAGTACTCGCCCCCCGTACCTCCCCCGCCGCCCCCGGCCCCCCCTAGCCCGAGTCACCCGTCGCCCTCCGTAGCCCCCCGTATGCCAGGCACTGACCCGGCCCGCCCCGTCGTACCCCGCCCGTCTCGCGCCGTCGTAGAGCCCCCCCGCCCGTTAGCAGAaccccccccccgcccgccccgcccccATCCGTCCCGTCCCTCGTCTCCGCCCCGTCCCCCGCACGCCGTCCCCGGGTACCCCGCCCCCGCGCCCCGTGCCCCCTCCCCGTAGCGTGCCTCCCCAGCCCACCCCGTACGCCCCCTCCGTCGCGGCCCCGTCGTCCGTGCCGCCCCCGTTTTCGTAAACGCCGGCCGACCCGCGCGTTTCGTGCACCCCCCCTCCGCCCGTACCCGTCGTCGCGTCCGTGGCGCCACCCCCGCCCGTCCCGTACCGTTCCCGTACCGCCGCACCCCTCGCGCCCGTAGACCCCGTCCCCCCCGCCCCGCAAGCCCCCGTATCCCTCCCCCGCGTCCCAGTCCCGCCCGTCGTCCGCGTAGCGAGCGGCCGCGTTTTCCCCCCGTCGTCAGCCCTCCCTTCTAGGAGTCGTCCGAGCCCCGCCCGCCCCCGTCCCGCGTCGTCTAGCCCCCCGTCCGGCCCCGTAGCAGAACGCGTAGCCGGCCCCCACCGTCCCGTCCAGTAGCAGATCCCCCCCCCCGTACCCGTCCCGTCCGTCGTACCCCCCACCGTGCCCCGTCGTCGCCCGCCCGTAGCCCCCGTATCCGTCCGCCCGTCGCAGCCCCCCCCCCTCGTTACCGCCCGTCCACACCCCCCGCGCCCCCCGTCCCACAGTACGCCCCGTTTGTCGTTCCTCCGTGCGTCCTCCCGGGCTCGTTATCGCCCGGACCGTCGCCAGTACGTCCGGCCCGGCCCTACCAACCCCCCCGTC
This genomic window contains:
- the LOC128980494 gene encoding uncharacterized protein LOC128980494; the protein is MVCGGGGHGWGRGLGNSRNRLNARRTDAYGRRRDALGWKRGEGDWGSGRRVGERATGRATAVLTTGGGGRTGVRGRRLEGTTGGSGVRARYAGAPHARRRRRTGGGTAGTTGTARYAWGRGRGRRRYGGTRYALVRNVRRDARRGGSRAARRRYVRPRVGGARREADEGDATDGTETARVAWVATTGTAGGRCGRDVARREGARGGGLRRRGGGGGTYGGAATARTTLRGERTERGGGGEDGTLYDGRREPEPGWAGGGYGRSDGTDGGVRGGGAGAAAAGGLRGGWGDGGRAGTDGCRGGTAVTTGYVCYCAGATRGVRREQGASVRVRHDGGDA
- the LOC128980493 gene encoding basic proline-rich protein-like: MPPTPPPYPRPNAPRPVHPDRVPPPYAAAAPQSKSEPTPTPPRHHVHRPPAVARRRTKRPRSGVAPPPPRGVPSPYPPSRVFTPATAVAVTDVPRPNPAAPRRSTPRPIPVPFPVDVSPVRLDAVRQYVALPALRRSSPPPNVRRPYRPAPVPPYRSPHPTRSRVAVRRSPLADSAISAASTYSPSRVRSSVLPSTVPPAPRYAPVAVYRRPPAPDAAAVRRPPPPSRRARPRTPSRSPTATLSVSRSPVAYPPPRPRARLTPPPPVAPRTGPAPIAVRRVPSVPRPTRSRPPLHPPVPAPPDGVRTPPLRPVARRPSPPPSRSSVPAVPPRSVPVPAPPSYPVPVFSPPAHVHHTPPVNPPRSACPRPGAPVSCPPSYRRPVKISAPGGFYPVPPRAPSRSPPPYRVPSRPPSRFSGFASRLAPFTRPSRVRQHVGAPPNAACVIRPSPVPSAAPVPAPPRESVPHPYPGVPHVVLPPPQPVPYRSRSRVAPPRPPASPPRPPVRRPASAPPRSRSAARARVSPVVRASAVFRTPPSVFTASYPPPRNRPVRPSPFVVRRRSRPRSPPAAEPPRTRRPVAAPPSRRPTPSPVEPSVRSPPRYRCAPRTSGVRSVPRPVAPRPPPPFPTPLPSLRSRIPSRSPVRSSAGPVPPPVVAPPYPPSARPRTPRMPPPSPVPRPPPRTTVPRPVPRPVPVRVRSPAPRVASPPRMPFPPSAPRTNR